Below is a window of Undibacterium sp. YM2 DNA.
AGGACAATTCAGTCCACGTGCATCCAGTTCTTTATTGAATTGCATGATTTCCCCAGAAATACAAATTGAGTAAGCTAATTCGCCCGACAATTGATGCACCAATTCTACCGGAATTTTCATTCGTATGGTGCATCGCAGCAGACTAACAACAAAAGACCAAATATTTTAAAAAGTTTCCGCACGAAAATGGTGCAAAACCAAAGAATCTTCGTTTAAAGCCTACATTCTCATCTTAGACAGTAAACTTACTGCTGGCTTACTTATTGGAGGAATTTCACCAAAACAATTGTTAAACTGGTTTTTTTATTGGCAATTACGCATGTAGCCCTGCCCTTCCGGGCATTTTTAGCCCATCGTCGTTTTGCATTGCAAAAGACTCAAGCTATTTACTTTCCCACTCCCTGTAAACCGGTTCCAGGCCTCGTGTACGCATCCAGTCTGCCATGGCATGACCAGTACCGGCACTCCATGGCCTGAGTTTTTCGGGTTCTATGAGACGGTATTCCAGCAACTCTGGCGACAGGCTGACCGTGCCGGATGCCTTGACGTGATAGGCGATGATGAGTTCGTTTTTACGGATGAACTCATACACACCGATCAACTTCACTTCATCGGCATCAAGATTGGTTTCTTCCTTGAGTTCACGGGCCACGCCCTGCTCCGGGGTTTCGCCGCGCTCCATGAAGCCGGTGATGAGGGCAAAGGTATTTTCTGGCCAGGCAGCATTGCGCGCCAGCAGTATCTTGTCTTCAAACTCGACCAGGGCAGCCAGTACAGGCAGGGGATTATCCCAATGGGTCCAATGCCCTTCAGGGCAGGCCAGCCTGAGCTTGCTGGCCTCTTGTTCATCGGGACGTTCTATCAGTGATGTTGCACAAACCGGGCAAAACTTTATTTCCATGCTGACCTCAGGTTTCCCTCAGCGGTATCATCGCCTGCTTGGGATGCAGGCGCGCCATGGCATAACTATCGACATACTGGCCATTGCGAAAAGCGTAGGCACGCATGGTGCCCTCTTTTTCAAAGCCAAATTTTTTATACAGATGGATGGCGGCGGTGTTATCGCAAAACACCGTCAATTCCAGACGCAGGAGATTAAGCCAGTTATCCGATAAATTCAGCAGTTCGGTGAGCAGCGCAGTGCCTATGCCACGACCAGTAAAGGAATCAGCCACCCCCATGCCCAAGCTGGCGACATGTTGTCGCCTTTGCGCTTTTTCAAGATGCAGGCTGGCAGAACCCACCACGACACCATCATAGATGGCGACCAGGCGGGTATCCTTGGGATCAGTCTTTTCCAGGCGCTCCTGCCACATTTCATAAGAAGGATGTGGCAGTTGCAAAGTACCTGCATAGGTGCCGCCACTGGCGAACACCCTTTGCAGTTGGGCCGCATCTGAAACTTCAGCGCGGCGTATATGTATCATAGACGTGAAGTTACCCATTCAGTCACACCCTCCAAGGCTTTTGTCAGACCGCTGGCATCCGTACCACCCGCTTGCGCCATGTCAGGACGGCCACCACCTTTGCCACCGACTTGCTGCGCAACAAAGTTAACCAGATCACCCGCCTTGACTTTGGATGTCGTATCCGCTGTCACACCGGCAATCAGGCTGACCTTGCCATCATTGACTGCGGCCAGCACGATGGCGGCTGTTTTCAGCTTGTCCTTGAGCTTGTCCATGGTTTCACGCAGGGCTGTCACGTCAGCGCCTTGCAACGTCGCAGCCAGCACCTTGATACCTTTGACATCCACTGCCTGGTTCACCAGGTCATCGCCCTGGCTGGACGCCATTTTGGATTTCAATGTCGCCAGTTCTTTTTCCAGCGCCTTGACATGATCCTGCACTTGCCCGATACGCAGCGTCAGTTCTTCTGGCTGGGTTTTCAGGGCAGCAGCAGCTTCATTGATGCGGCTGTTCAGGTTTTGCACCAAAGCCAGCGCAACTTCACCCGTCACGGCTTCTACACGGCGAATACCGGCAGCGACACCACCTTCAGCCACGATCTTGAACAGGCCGATATCACCGGTACGAGATACGTGAGTACCACCGCACAGCTCACGCGAAGTACCGATGTCGAGTACGCGCACTTCATCGCCATATTTCTCGCCAAACAGGGCCATCGCACCATGCTTGACCGCGTCGTCATATCCCATGACTTGCGCCTGAGTTGCCACGTTGGCCAGAATTTCACGGTTGACGATGGTTTCTACCTGACGGATTTCATCCGCAGTCATAGGGCCATTGTGACTAAAGTCGAAACGGGTTTTTTCCACATCCACCAAAGAACCTTTTTGTGCGACATGGCTGCCCAGTACTTCACGCAAGGCCTTGTGCATCAAATGCGTGGCAGAGTGATTGCGCATGGTTTGTGCGCGGATTTCCTGGTTCACTTCTGCCTTGAGATTCTGTGCAATAGACAGGCTGCCAGATTTCAATACGCCGTGATGGCCGAATACATCTGCCTGGATTTTTCTTGTGTCATTCACTTCAAACACGACACCATCCACGCCCACCAGCACACCAGAGTCGCCTGCCTGGCCACCTGATTCTGCATAGAAAGGTGTCGTATCAAGGACAACAATCGCTTTTTGACCCGCCTTGATTTCATTGACGGCTGTGCCATCAACATACAGGGCGATCACTTTGGCTTCATGTTGCAATTGATCGTAACCGACGAATTTTGTCTTTTCGCCACTGTACTCAATTGCAGCAGCCATTTTGAAGTCGTCGTTATCTTGTCCGCCCTTCTTCTGTATCGCCATACATTCATGGAAACCAGCCTCATCCAGCACGACATTACGCTCACGGCAAATATCTGCGGTCAGATCCAGCGGGAAGCCATAAGTGTCATGCAAAGTGAAGGCTGTTTTGCCATCAAGATTTTTGCTGTCTTTGACAAGAGCGGCCTCCAGAATCTTCATGCCGTTGCCCAGTGTTTCACCGAATCGCAATTCTTCTTGCTTAAGCACCTGAGCAACCCGATCCGCCATTTCTGTCAATTCAGGGTAGGCAACGCCCATTTCCTTGACCAGATCAGGTACCAGTTTGTAGAAAAAAGGCTGGCTTTGACCCAGCTTATGGCCATGACGCAAGGCGCGGCGAGTAATGCGACGCAGCACATAGCCACGGCCTTCATTACCTGGGATGATGCCATCAACGATCAAGAAACAAGCACAGCGGATATGATCCGCAATCACGCGCAGGGAATTGTTTTCCAGATCGGTACAGCCGGTTTCACGCGCTGCTGCCTTGATCAGGTTCTGGAAAGTATCGATTTCATAGTTGGAATGCACATGCTGCAAGACTGCAGACAGGCGTTCCAGGCCCATGCCAGTATCCACGCATGGCTTAGGCAGAGGATTCAGGACACCAGCTTCATCCTTGTTGAACTGCATGAACACCAGGTTCCAGATTTCGATGAAACGGTCGCCATCTTCATCTGGCGAACCTGGAGGTCCGCCCCAGATTTCCGGACCGTGGTCATAGAAAATCTCGGTACAAGGGCCGCAAGGGCCAGTGTCAGCCATTTGCCAGAAATTGTCGGATGCATAGCGCGCACCCTTGTTGTCGCCGATGCGGATGATGCGTTCTACCGGTACGCCGATTTCGTTTTTCCAGATATCGTA
It encodes the following:
- a CDS encoding NUDIX domain-containing protein, with translation MEIKFCPVCATSLIERPDEQEASKLRLACPEGHWTHWDNPLPVLAALVEFEDKILLARNAAWPENTFALITGFMERGETPEQGVARELKEETNLDADEVKLIGVYEFIRKNELIIAYHVKASGTVSLSPELLEYRLIEPEKLRPWSAGTGHAMADWMRTRGLEPVYREWESK
- a CDS encoding GNAT family N-acetyltransferase — translated: MGNFTSMIHIRRAEVSDAAQLQRVFASGGTYAGTLQLPHPSYEMWQERLEKTDPKDTRLVAIYDGVVVGSASLHLEKAQRRQHVASLGMGVADSFTGRGIGTALLTELLNLSDNWLNLLRLELTVFCDNTAAIHLYKKFGFEKEGTMRAYAFRNGQYVDSYAMARLHPKQAMIPLRET
- the alaS gene encoding alanine--tRNA ligase, with protein sequence MNSSEIRDKFLSFFESKGHTRVRSSSLIPGNDPTLLFTNSGMVQFKDVFLGQDKRAYTRATTAQRSVRAGGKHNDLENVGYTARHHTFFEMLGNFSFGDYFKKDAIHYAWELLTTVYGLPKDKLTVTVYQEDDEAYDIWKNEIGVPVERIIRIGDNKGARYASDNFWQMADTGPCGPCTEIFYDHGPEIWGGPPGSPDEDGDRFIEIWNLVFMQFNKDEAGVLNPLPKPCVDTGMGLERLSAVLQHVHSNYEIDTFQNLIKAAARETGCTDLENNSLRVIADHIRCACFLIVDGIIPGNEGRGYVLRRITRRALRHGHKLGQSQPFFYKLVPDLVKEMGVAYPELTEMADRVAQVLKQEELRFGETLGNGMKILEAALVKDSKNLDGKTAFTLHDTYGFPLDLTADICRERNVVLDEAGFHECMAIQKKGGQDNDDFKMAAAIEYSGEKTKFVGYDQLQHEAKVIALYVDGTAVNEIKAGQKAIVVLDTTPFYAESGGQAGDSGVLVGVDGVVFEVNDTRKIQADVFGHHGVLKSGSLSIAQNLKAEVNQEIRAQTMRNHSATHLMHKALREVLGSHVAQKGSLVDVEKTRFDFSHNGPMTADEIRQVETIVNREILANVATQAQVMGYDDAVKHGAMALFGEKYGDEVRVLDIGTSRELCGGTHVSRTGDIGLFKIVAEGGVAAGIRRVEAVTGEVALALVQNLNSRINEAAAALKTQPEELTLRIGQVQDHVKALEKELATLKSKMASSQGDDLVNQAVDVKGIKVLAATLQGADVTALRETMDKLKDKLKTAAIVLAAVNDGKVSLIAGVTADTTSKVKAGDLVNFVAQQVGGKGGGRPDMAQAGGTDASGLTKALEGVTEWVTSRL